Proteins found in one Bacillus subtilis subsp. subtilis str. 168 genomic segment:
- the yhfC gene encoding putative integral membrane protein (Evidence 3: Putative function from multiple computational evidences; PubMedId: 15849754, 16850406; Product type m: membrane component): MVSQEAVVFLALSGAIAFLLPIGLIVWFKRKYGASLKVFFIGALTFFVFAQLLEGGVHVYVLQVNEMTKEAMQHPLWYGIYGCLMAGIFEECGRYLMMRFFMKRHHTWADGLAFGAGHGGLEAILITGLSSISLIVYAFAINSGTFEQLLVNGDVKQALLPIQEQLLHTPSYEWMLGGIERISAIAVQIGLSLLVLYAVKNRRPLFLLYSILLHALFNVPAVLYQRGIIEHAAAVEIIVALIAALSVYWIVKAKRVFQ, from the coding sequence ATGGTCAGTCAAGAAGCAGTAGTCTTTTTGGCATTATCCGGGGCTATTGCGTTTCTGTTGCCAATCGGGCTGATTGTATGGTTTAAGCGAAAGTATGGTGCCTCGCTTAAAGTGTTTTTTATTGGCGCTCTCACGTTTTTTGTCTTCGCTCAGCTGCTGGAAGGCGGCGTTCATGTTTATGTACTGCAAGTGAATGAAATGACGAAAGAAGCGATGCAGCATCCATTATGGTATGGCATTTACGGCTGCTTGATGGCCGGCATTTTTGAGGAGTGCGGAAGGTATTTGATGATGCGATTTTTTATGAAGCGCCATCATACTTGGGCAGATGGTCTGGCTTTCGGGGCAGGCCATGGCGGGCTTGAAGCCATCCTGATTACAGGCTTGTCCTCTATCTCACTTATTGTATACGCATTTGCAATCAATAGCGGGACGTTTGAACAGCTTTTGGTCAATGGCGACGTCAAACAGGCGCTTTTGCCGATACAGGAGCAGCTGCTGCATACTCCTTCGTATGAATGGATGCTGGGCGGAATAGAAAGAATCAGTGCCATTGCCGTCCAGATTGGTCTGTCTCTGCTTGTTTTGTACGCGGTTAAAAACCGCCGGCCGCTGTTTTTGCTGTATTCTATTCTTTTACATGCACTGTTTAATGTCCCGGCGGTTTTATATCAAAGAGGAATCATAGAGCATGCTGCAGCTGTTGAAATCATTGTTGCTCTTATAGCGGCTTTATCAGTTTATTGGATTGTAAAAGCAAAAAGGGTGTTTCAATAA
- the yhfE gene encoding putative aminopeptidase (Evidence 3: Putative function from multiple computational evidences; PubMedId: 15713475, 15743956; Product type e: enzyme): protein MTSVRKTMELIKELVSIPSPTGNTYEVINYIESLLKEWKVETVRNHKGGLIATLPGRDTSRHRMLTAHVDTLGAMVKEIKADGRLKIDLIGGFRYNSIEGEYCQIETASGKMYTGTILMHQTSVHVYKDAGKAERNQENMEIRLDEPVHCRKDTEELGIGVGDFVSFDPRVEITSSGFIKSRHLDDKASVALLLRLIHEIQTEDIELPYTTHFLISNNEEIGYGGNSNIPPETVEYLAVDMGAIGDGQATDEYSVSICVKDASGPYHYQLRKHLVQLAEKHHIDYKLDIYPYYGSDASAAIKSGHDIVHGLIGPGIDASHAFERTHKSSLRHTAKLLYYYVQSPMV from the coding sequence ATGACGTCCGTACGTAAAACGATGGAGCTCATTAAAGAACTTGTATCGATCCCAAGCCCGACAGGAAATACATATGAGGTGATCAATTATATTGAAAGCCTTTTAAAAGAATGGAAGGTAGAAACGGTTCGGAACCACAAGGGCGGCTTAATTGCAACGCTTCCAGGACGCGACACATCCCGGCATCGCATGCTGACAGCGCACGTTGACACCCTCGGCGCTATGGTGAAGGAAATTAAAGCGGACGGCCGGCTGAAAATCGACTTAATCGGCGGGTTCCGCTACAACTCGATTGAGGGGGAGTATTGCCAAATTGAAACCGCCTCGGGAAAAATGTACACAGGCACAATCTTAATGCATCAAACGTCTGTGCACGTATACAAAGACGCGGGAAAGGCTGAGCGGAATCAAGAGAATATGGAGATCCGCCTAGATGAACCTGTTCACTGCCGGAAAGATACGGAGGAGCTTGGCATTGGCGTCGGAGACTTTGTGTCGTTTGATCCACGTGTCGAGATCACATCAAGCGGATTTATTAAATCGCGCCATTTGGATGACAAAGCAAGCGTCGCCTTATTGCTCCGCTTAATTCATGAAATTCAAACAGAAGACATTGAGCTGCCGTATACAACCCATTTTCTTATTTCCAATAATGAAGAAATCGGTTACGGCGGGAATTCGAATATTCCTCCTGAAACAGTTGAATATTTGGCGGTTGATATGGGCGCTATCGGTGACGGGCAGGCGACGGATGAATATTCAGTATCAATCTGTGTGAAGGATGCGAGCGGGCCGTATCATTATCAGCTCAGAAAGCATTTAGTTCAATTAGCCGAGAAGCATCATATTGACTATAAGCTTGATATATATCCGTACTACGGGTCTGATGCGTCAGCAGCGATCAAATCCGGGCATGATATTGTGCATGGCCTCATAGGGCCGGGAATTGACGCTTCCCATGCATTTGAACGCACCCATAAATCATCTCTTCGCCATACCGCTAAGCTTCTGTATTACTATGTACAGTCACCAATGGTATAA
- the yhfF gene encoding putative RNA-binding PUA-containing enzyme (Evidence 3: Putative function from multiple computational evidences; PubMedId: 11157739, 14517985; Product type e: enzyme) — protein sequence MKIYKLKSTFGWEGDDGLGEQLIQQILAGEKSATCAPKSLYSKDELRDVYQTAGQLVTVYDKHDNPRCNIKVTDVFETTFGAPDMRLVKGEGNGDRIEEFQEDHRMAWAELIKSGELELNEDTVLITELFVLVKD from the coding sequence ATGAAGATTTATAAGCTGAAAAGCACATTCGGTTGGGAAGGTGATGACGGGTTGGGAGAACAGCTGATTCAGCAGATCCTTGCCGGAGAAAAAAGCGCCACGTGCGCGCCGAAATCATTGTATTCAAAAGATGAATTGAGGGACGTTTATCAAACAGCGGGTCAGCTTGTTACCGTTTATGATAAACATGACAATCCAAGATGCAATATAAAAGTAACAGATGTCTTTGAAACCACCTTTGGTGCGCCTGATATGAGGTTAGTCAAAGGAGAGGGCAATGGAGACCGAATTGAGGAGTTTCAAGAGGATCATCGGATGGCATGGGCGGAACTGATCAAAAGCGGTGAACTGGAGCTGAATGAGGATACTGTTTTGATTACAGAGTTGTTTGTGCTTGTTAAAGATTAA
- the gltT gene encoding proton/sodium-glutamate (aspartate) symport permease (Evidence 1a: Function from experimental evidences in the studied strain; PubMedId: 8634258, 10588697, 11148213, 15849754, 16850406, 17673229, 25344233; Product type t: transporter), translated as MKRIKFGLATQIFVGLILGVIVGVIWYGNPALPTYLQPIGDLFLRLIKMIVIPIVVSSLIIGVAGAGNGKQVGKLGFRTILYFEIITTFAIILGLALANIFHPGTGVNIHEAQKSDISQYVETEKEQSNKSVAETFLHIVPTNFFQSLVEGDLLAIICFTVLFALGISAIGERGKPVLAFFEGVSHAMFHVVNLVMKVAPFGVFALIGVTVSKFGLGSLISLGKLVGLVYVALAFFLIVIFGIVAKIAGISIFKFLAYMKDEILLAFSTSSSETVLPRIMEKMEKIGCPKGIVSFVIPIGYTFNLDGSVLYQSIAALFLAQVYGIDLTIWHQITLVLVLMVTSKGMAAVPGTSFVVLLATLGTIGVPAEGLAFIAGVDRIMDMARTVVNLTGNALAAVVMSKWEGMFNPAKAETVMSQSKTEQNATISG; from the coding sequence ATGAAAAGAATTAAGTTTGGATTAGCCACACAAATATTCGTTGGACTTATTCTAGGTGTCATTGTTGGCGTCATTTGGTATGGCAACCCAGCATTGCCTACTTACCTGCAGCCAATCGGGGATCTCTTTTTACGCTTAATCAAAATGATAGTGATTCCTATTGTTGTCTCCAGCTTAATCATCGGTGTAGCCGGTGCAGGAAATGGAAAGCAAGTCGGTAAATTAGGCTTCAGAACGATTCTGTACTTCGAGATCATCACGACTTTTGCCATTATTCTCGGACTAGCCCTTGCAAACATCTTCCATCCGGGTACAGGAGTTAATATACACGAAGCTCAAAAATCGGACATCAGTCAATATGTTGAAACTGAAAAAGAACAAAGTAATAAATCAGTGGCGGAAACGTTCCTCCATATTGTGCCGACAAACTTCTTCCAGTCATTGGTCGAAGGGGATCTTCTAGCCATCATCTGCTTTACAGTACTATTTGCATTGGGTATTTCCGCGATCGGTGAAAGAGGCAAGCCTGTATTAGCCTTTTTTGAAGGTGTATCCCATGCCATGTTCCACGTTGTAAACCTTGTGATGAAAGTGGCGCCATTCGGCGTTTTCGCTCTTATCGGAGTGACTGTGTCTAAATTCGGACTCGGTTCTCTTATCTCTCTCGGAAAGCTCGTCGGATTGGTTTATGTCGCGCTTGCTTTCTTCTTAATTGTTATTTTCGGGATTGTCGCAAAAATTGCCGGCATCAGCATCTTCAAGTTCCTTGCTTACATGAAGGACGAAATCTTACTGGCGTTCAGTACGTCCAGCTCTGAAACGGTTCTTCCGCGTATCATGGAAAAAATGGAGAAAATCGGATGTCCAAAAGGCATTGTTTCATTTGTCATTCCGATCGGTTACACGTTTAACTTAGACGGTTCCGTTCTCTATCAATCTATTGCCGCACTCTTTTTAGCACAGGTATATGGCATTGATTTGACGATTTGGCACCAAATTACGCTTGTGCTCGTCTTAATGGTGACATCCAAAGGGATGGCTGCCGTACCTGGTACTTCTTTTGTTGTCTTGCTTGCAACGCTTGGCACCATCGGCGTTCCGGCTGAAGGACTTGCCTTTATTGCCGGCGTAGACCGCATCATGGATATGGCACGTACAGTTGTCAACCTGACTGGTAACGCGCTTGCTGCCGTTGTGATGTCTAAATGGGAAGGCATGTTTAATCCTGCGAAAGCAGAAACTGTTATGTCCCAATCGAAAACAGAACAAAACGCAACCATTTCTGGTTAA
- the yhfH gene encoding hypothetical protein (Evidence 4: Unknown function but conserved in other organisms) translates to MVMLGKITEFFRNLPSKKCAECGKKIEEQHECYGNICNDCIKVNDL, encoded by the coding sequence TTGGTTATGCTGGGGAAAATCACAGAATTTTTTAGAAACCTGCCTTCGAAAAAGTGTGCGGAATGCGGAAAAAAGATAGAAGAGCAGCATGAGTGTTATGGTAATATCTGCAATGACTGTATAAAAGTAAACGATTTGTAA
- the yhfI gene encoding putative metal-dependent hydrolase (Evidence 3: Putative function from multiple computational evidences; Product type e: enzyme), producing the protein MKVTVIGCYGGFPAANEATSGYLFQSGDYSLLVDCGSAVLSKLFGYVPAEKLDAVVLSHYHHDHIADIGPLQFAKQVGSFLGKGEHTLPIYGHDADIEQFQKLTYKTHTKGIAYQPDQPLTAGPFTITFLKTIHPVTCYAMRITDGSHTVVYTADSSYQDSFIPFSKDADLLISECNFYADQDGTSAGHMNSLEAGRIAKEAGAGELLLTHLPHFGVHDNLRKEAKTVFNGEVNIAKSGFVWEG; encoded by the coding sequence ATGAAAGTTACAGTTATCGGATGCTATGGCGGTTTTCCGGCCGCAAATGAAGCGACGTCAGGCTATTTGTTTCAGTCAGGTGATTACTCTCTGCTTGTTGATTGCGGCAGTGCCGTATTGTCTAAGCTGTTCGGATATGTGCCGGCGGAAAAGCTGGATGCGGTCGTTCTGTCTCATTATCACCATGACCATATCGCTGATATCGGACCGCTGCAATTTGCCAAGCAAGTCGGTTCGTTTCTCGGCAAAGGAGAGCATACGCTTCCGATTTACGGACATGATGCTGATATAGAACAGTTTCAAAAGCTTACATATAAAACACATACAAAAGGGATCGCCTATCAGCCGGATCAGCCGCTGACTGCCGGTCCGTTTACGATCACCTTTTTAAAAACGATTCACCCGGTGACGTGCTATGCCATGCGGATTACTGACGGCAGCCACACTGTCGTTTATACTGCTGATTCCAGCTATCAGGATTCATTTATACCGTTTTCGAAAGATGCTGATTTATTGATCTCAGAATGCAATTTTTATGCCGATCAAGACGGAACAAGTGCAGGCCATATGAACAGCCTGGAAGCTGGGCGCATTGCAAAAGAAGCCGGAGCGGGAGAACTGCTGCTGACACATTTGCCGCATTTTGGCGTGCATGACAACCTTCGCAAAGAAGCGAAAACCGTTTTTAACGGAGAAGTGAATATTGCGAAATCAGGTTTTGTGTGGGAAGGATAA
- the lplJ gene encoding lipoate-protein ligase (Evidence 1a: Function from experimental evidences in the studied strain; PubMedId: 21338420, 21338421; Product type e: enzyme), with the protein MLFIDNQNINDPRINLAIEEYCVKHLDPEQQYLLFYVNQPSIIIGKNQNTIEEINTKYVEENGIIVVRRLSGGGAVYHDLGNLNFSFITKDDGDSFHNFKKFTEPVIQALHQLGVEAELSGRNDIVVDGRKISGNAQFATKGRIFSHGTLMFDSAIDHVVSALKVKKDKIESKGIKSIRSRVANISEFLDDKMTTEEFRSHLLRHIFNTNDVGNVPEYKLTEKDWETIHQISKERYQNWDWNYGRSPKFNLNHSKRYPVGSIDLHLEVKKGKIEDCKIFGDFFGVGDVSEIENLLVGKQYERSVIADVLEGVNLKHYFGNITKEDFLDLIY; encoded by the coding sequence ATGTTATTTATAGACAATCAAAATATCAATGATCCGCGGATCAATCTTGCTATCGAGGAGTACTGTGTAAAGCATTTAGACCCTGAACAGCAATATTTGCTCTTTTATGTGAATCAACCGTCTATTATCATTGGGAAAAACCAAAATACAATAGAAGAAATCAATACAAAATATGTTGAGGAAAACGGGATTATCGTCGTCCGCCGTTTATCAGGCGGGGGCGCTGTGTACCATGATCTGGGGAACTTGAACTTCAGCTTTATTACCAAGGATGACGGGGACAGCTTTCATAACTTTAAAAAATTCACTGAGCCAGTGATTCAGGCGTTACATCAGCTTGGGGTTGAAGCCGAATTAAGCGGCCGGAACGACATTGTAGTAGATGGCCGGAAAATATCCGGAAACGCTCAGTTTGCAACGAAAGGCCGTATTTTCAGCCACGGCACCCTCATGTTTGATTCAGCCATTGATCATGTTGTATCAGCATTAAAGGTGAAAAAGGATAAAATTGAATCAAAAGGCATCAAATCGATCAGAAGCCGAGTGGCAAACATCAGTGAGTTTCTCGATGATAAAATGACCACCGAAGAATTCCGCAGCCATTTGCTTCGCCATATTTTTAACACAAACGACGTTGGAAACGTGCCGGAGTATAAGCTGACGGAAAAAGATTGGGAGACCATTCATCAAATTTCGAAAGAGCGCTATCAGAATTGGGATTGGAACTACGGCCGCTCACCAAAATTTAACCTTAATCATTCGAAGCGTTATCCGGTTGGATCGATCGATTTGCACCTGGAAGTCAAGAAAGGCAAAATCGAGGACTGCAAAATCTTCGGAGATTTCTTCGGTGTCGGTGATGTATCTGAAATTGAAAACCTGCTGGTCGGAAAACAATACGAACGCAGCGTCATCGCTGATGTGCTCGAAGGTGTGAATCTCAAGCATTACTTTGGGAACATTACGAAAGAGGATTTCCTTGATCTGATTTACTAA
- the yhfK gene encoding putative NAD-binding epimerase / hydratase (Evidence 3: Putative function from multiple computational evidences; PubMedId: 11790741; Product type e: enzyme) → MKVFLIGANGQIGQRLVSLFQDNPDHSIRAMVRKEEQKASLEAAGAEAVLANLEGSPEEIAAAAKGCDAIIFTAGSGGSTGYDKTLLVDLDGAAKAIEAAAIAGIKRFIMVSALQAHNRENWNEALKPYYVAKHYADKILEASGLTYTIIRPGGLRNEPGTGTVSAAKDLERGFISRDDVAKTVIASLDEKNTENRAFDLTEGDTPIAEALKKL, encoded by the coding sequence ATGAAAGTGTTTTTAATCGGAGCGAACGGACAAATCGGGCAAAGACTCGTCTCTTTATTCCAAGATAATCCTGATCATTCCATCAGAGCGATGGTCAGAAAAGAAGAACAGAAAGCGTCTCTTGAAGCTGCCGGTGCAGAAGCTGTGCTTGCGAATCTGGAGGGCAGCCCGGAAGAAATCGCCGCTGCGGCAAAAGGTTGTGACGCGATCATTTTCACAGCCGGTTCCGGCGGCAGCACAGGCTATGATAAAACGCTGCTGGTGGATCTTGATGGAGCGGCAAAAGCCATTGAAGCTGCGGCCATTGCCGGAATCAAACGGTTTATTATGGTCAGCGCCCTGCAAGCCCATAACCGTGAAAATTGGAATGAGGCACTCAAGCCTTATTATGTGGCCAAGCATTATGCTGATAAAATTCTGGAAGCGAGCGGTTTAACCTATACGATTATCCGTCCGGGAGGCCTTCGCAATGAGCCTGGAACGGGAACTGTTTCAGCAGCGAAGGATCTGGAGCGGGGATTTATTTCCCGTGATGACGTTGCAAAAACGGTCATTGCCTCTTTAGATGAGAAGAATACGGAAAATCGGGCCTTTGATCTGACAGAAGGAGATACGCCGATTGCCGAAGCATTGAAGAAACTATGA
- the lcfB gene encoding long-chain fatty-acid-CoA ligase (degradative) (Evidence 1a: Function from experimental evidences in the studied strain; PubMedId: 17189250, 21398533; Product type e: enzyme), whose product MNLVSKLEETASEKPDSIACRFKDHMMTYQELNEYIQRFADGLQEAGMEKGDHLALLLGNSPDFIIAFFGALKAGIVVVPINPLYTPTEIGYMLTNGDVKAIVGVSQLLPLYESMHESLPKVELVILCQTGEAEPEAADPEVRMKMTTFAKILRPTSAAKQNQEPVPDDTAVILYTSGTTGKPKGAMLTHQNLYSNANDVAGYLGMDERDNVVCALPMFHVFCLTVCMNAPLMSGATVLIEPQFSPASVFKLVKQQQATIFAGVPTMYNYLFQHENGKKDDFSSIRLCISGGASMPVALLTAFEEKFGVTILEGYGLSEASPVTCFNPFDRGRKPGSIGTSILHVENKVVDPLGRELPAHQVGELIVKGPNVMKGYYKMPMETEHALKDGWLYTGDLARRDEDGYFYIVDRKKDMIIVGGYNVYPREVEEVLYSHPDVKEAVVIGVPDPQSGEAVKGYVVPKRSGVTEEDIMQHCEKHLAKYKRPAAITFLDDIPKNATGKMLRRALRDILPQ is encoded by the coding sequence ATGAATCTTGTTTCAAAATTGGAAGAAACAGCATCTGAGAAGCCCGACAGCATCGCATGCAGGTTTAAAGATCACATGATGACGTATCAAGAGCTGAATGAATATATTCAGCGATTTGCGGACGGCCTTCAGGAAGCCGGTATGGAGAAAGGGGACCATTTAGCTTTGCTGCTTGGCAATTCGCCTGATTTTATCATCGCGTTTTTTGGCGCTTTAAAAGCTGGGATCGTAGTTGTTCCCATCAATCCGTTGTACACGCCGACAGAAATTGGTTATATGCTGACAAATGGCGATGTAAAGGCAATCGTGGGCGTTAGCCAGCTTTTGCCGCTTTATGAGAGCATGCATGAATCGCTGCCAAAGGTTGAGCTCGTCATTTTATGCCAGACGGGGGAGGCCGAGCCGGAAGCTGCGGACCCAGAGGTCAGGATGAAAATGACAACGTTTGCAAAAATATTGCGGCCGACATCTGCCGCTAAACAAAACCAAGAACCTGTACCTGATGATACCGCGGTTATTTTATATACGTCAGGAACGACTGGAAAACCGAAAGGCGCGATGCTGACACATCAGAATTTGTACAGCAATGCCAACGATGTCGCAGGCTATTTGGGAATGGATGAGAGGGACAATGTGGTCTGCGCTCTTCCCATGTTTCACGTGTTTTGTTTAACCGTCTGTATGAATGCACCGCTGATGAGCGGCGCAACTGTATTGATTGAGCCTCAATTCAGTCCGGCATCTGTTTTTAAGCTTGTTAAGCAGCAGCAGGCGACCATTTTTGCCGGTGTGCCTACAATGTATAACTACTTGTTTCAGCATGAAAACGGAAAGAAAGATGATTTTTCTTCGATCCGGCTGTGCATTTCGGGAGGCGCGTCCATGCCAGTCGCGTTGCTGACGGCGTTTGAAGAAAAATTCGGTGTTACCATTTTGGAAGGCTACGGGCTCTCGGAAGCATCACCCGTCACGTGCTTTAACCCGTTTGACAGGGGCAGAAAGCCGGGCTCCATCGGGACAAGTATCTTACATGTCGAAAACAAGGTCGTAGATCCGCTCGGACGCGAGCTGCCCGCTCACCAGGTCGGCGAATTGATCGTGAAAGGCCCCAATGTGATGAAGGGCTATTATAAAATGCCGATGGAAACAGAGCATGCATTAAAAGACGGGTGGCTTTATACGGGGGACTTGGCAAGACGGGATGAGGACGGCTATTTTTACATTGTTGACCGGAAAAAAGACATGATCATTGTAGGAGGATACAATGTGTATCCGCGGGAGGTGGAGGAGGTGCTGTACAGCCATCCGGACGTCAAGGAGGCGGTTGTCATCGGCGTGCCGGACCCCCAAAGCGGGGAAGCGGTAAAGGGATATGTGGTGCCGAAACGCTCTGGGGTAACAGAGGAGGACATCATGCAGCACTGCGAAAAGCATCTGGCAAAATACAAGCGGCCTGCCGCCATTACGTTTCTTGACGATATTCCGAAAAATGCGACGGGGAAAATGCTCAGACGGGCACTGAGAGATATTTTGCCCCAATAA
- the yhfM gene encoding hypothetical protein (Evidence 4: Unknown function but conserved in other organisms; Product type m: membrane component), giving the protein MKKIVAAIVVIGLVFIAFFYLYSRSGDVYQSVDADLITLSSSGQEDIEIEKRQHVKDMLDIMNQGKQVKTEKTSAPDYEGTIKFHKDRYDSFRLWIDGSQQAVFLKDGTYYKLSKNDTKALLNIIKKEAKD; this is encoded by the coding sequence ATGAAAAAAATAGTGGCAGCCATCGTGGTAATCGGTCTTGTGTTTATCGCATTTTTTTATCTTTACAGCCGATCAGGCGATGTGTATCAATCGGTAGACGCGGATTTGATCACACTGTCTTCAAGCGGCCAGGAAGATATCGAGATTGAAAAAAGACAGCACGTCAAAGATATGCTGGATATTATGAATCAGGGAAAACAGGTGAAGACAGAAAAAACATCAGCCCCTGATTACGAAGGGACAATCAAGTTTCATAAAGACCGGTATGACTCATTCAGACTATGGATTGACGGCAGCCAGCAAGCCGTTTTTTTGAAGGATGGCACATACTACAAATTAAGCAAAAATGATACAAAGGCGCTGCTAAATATTATTAAAAAAGAAGCAAAGGATTGA
- the yhfN gene encoding putative membrane metalloprotease (Evidence 3: Putative function from multiple computational evidences; PubMedId: 9015299; Product type e: enzyme), whose product MRKWIAAAGLAYVLYGLFFYWYFFLSGDSAIPEAVKGTQADPASFMKPSELAVAEQYSNVKNFLFFIGVPLDWFLFFVLLVSGVSKKIKKWIEAAVPFRFLQTVGFVFVLSLITTLVTLPLDWIGYQVSLDYNISTQTTASWAKDQVISFWISFPIFTLCVLVFYWLIKRHEKKWWLYAWLLTVPFSLFLFFIQPVIIDPLYNDFYPLKNKELESKILELADEANIPADHVYEVNMSEKTNALNAYVTGIGANKRIVLWDTTLNKLDDSEILFIMGHEMGHYVMKHVYIGLAGYLLVSLAGFYVIDKLYKRTVRLTRSMFHLEGRHDLAALPLLLLLFSVLSFAVTPFSNAVSRYQENKADQYGIELTENREAAVKTFQDLAVTGLSQVDPPVLVKIFRGSHPSIMERIQHAEKEENAPEHQDADK is encoded by the coding sequence ATGCGCAAGTGGATTGCGGCAGCAGGACTTGCTTACGTGCTGTACGGGCTGTTTTTTTATTGGTATTTTTTCCTGTCGGGTGATTCCGCAATACCGGAAGCCGTGAAAGGGACGCAGGCTGATCCGGCTTCTTTCATGAAGCCGTCTGAGTTGGCAGTGGCCGAGCAGTATTCGAATGTCAAGAATTTTTTATTTTTTATCGGGGTACCACTTGATTGGTTTCTGTTTTTTGTTCTGCTTGTCAGCGGTGTTTCAAAGAAAATCAAGAAATGGATCGAAGCGGCCGTGCCTTTTCGGTTTTTGCAGACCGTTGGTTTTGTGTTTGTGCTTTCGCTGATTACAACATTGGTGACGCTGCCTTTAGATTGGATAGGCTATCAAGTATCGCTTGACTATAACATTTCCACACAGACAACGGCCAGCTGGGCTAAGGATCAGGTTATCAGCTTTTGGATCAGCTTTCCAATCTTTACGCTTTGCGTTCTCGTTTTTTATTGGCTGATCAAAAGGCATGAAAAAAAATGGTGGTTATACGCCTGGCTGTTAACAGTGCCGTTTTCGCTGTTTCTGTTTTTTATTCAGCCGGTCATTATCGATCCTTTATACAATGATTTTTATCCGCTGAAAAACAAAGAGCTTGAAAGCAAAATTTTAGAGCTGGCAGATGAAGCCAATATTCCGGCTGACCATGTATATGAAGTGAACATGTCAGAAAAAACAAATGCGCTGAATGCCTATGTTACAGGAATTGGGGCCAATAAACGGATTGTATTGTGGGATACGACGCTGAACAAACTTGACGATTCAGAAATTCTGTTTATTATGGGCCACGAAATGGGCCATTATGTCATGAAGCACGTTTACATCGGTCTGGCTGGCTATTTGCTCGTGTCGCTCGCCGGATTTTATGTCATTGATAAGCTTTACAAGCGGACGGTTCGCCTAACCCGCAGCATGTTTCATTTAGAAGGGCGGCATGATCTTGCGGCACTTCCGCTGTTATTGCTTTTGTTTTCTGTTTTGAGCTTTGCGGTTACGCCTTTTTCTAATGCTGTCTCGCGTTATCAGGAGAATAAGGCTGACCAGTATGGGATCGAGTTGACAGAGAACAGAGAAGCCGCTGTTAAAACGTTTCAGGATTTGGCCGTGACGGGGCTGAGCCAGGTTGATCCTCCGGTGCTTGTGAAGATTTTCAGAGGCAGCCATCCGTCGATCATGGAACGGATTCAACATGCGGAGAAAGAAGAGAATGCGCCGGAACATCAGGATGCTGACAAATAA